One Acetomicrobium thermoterrenum DSM 13490 genomic region harbors:
- the thiC gene encoding phosphomethylpyrimidine synthase ThiC, with translation MSTQLEMAMAGIISGEMRKVADDEGLAPETIRDLVAHGKVVIPKNVNHDIRRIKGIGKGLSTKVNTNLGTSDECCDLELEGRKLNAALDAGTDSIMDLSTGGDLDSARAFFLEKSPIMVGAVPIYAVASELAREDRPLEDLSVERLFSSIEKQCRQGVDYITVHCGVNRQSVEFLRGAERIMPCVSRGGSILLYWMEKTRQENPLYEYFDDLLQIAKRYDVVLSLGDGFRPGAIADAIDEPQLAELMVLAHLARRANDWGVQAMIEGPGHVPIEHIKPHVELEKRLTDEAPFYVLGPLPTDIAAGYDHISGAIGGAIAASAGADFLCDVTPAEHLGLPDENDIYLGVIASKLAAHVGDLAKDVKGARDQDRRISLARRNLDWESMIAEALDPELVRIKSHLASDREACTMCGKLCAVKLSRQVLPSRE, from the coding sequence TTGAGTACGCAACTTGAAATGGCAATGGCTGGCATCATAAGTGGGGAAATGCGGAAAGTTGCAGACGATGAAGGCCTTGCGCCAGAAACTATTCGCGATTTGGTGGCCCATGGCAAAGTCGTTATTCCCAAGAATGTCAACCACGATATAAGAAGGATCAAGGGCATAGGGAAAGGTCTTTCCACCAAGGTGAACACCAATTTGGGTACCAGCGACGAATGCTGCGACCTTGAGCTTGAAGGTCGTAAGCTGAATGCTGCCCTCGATGCCGGTACGGATTCCATCATGGATCTGTCGACTGGAGGCGACCTTGATTCAGCAAGGGCGTTCTTTTTGGAAAAATCGCCCATAATGGTGGGTGCTGTTCCAATTTATGCCGTGGCGAGTGAATTGGCAAGGGAGGACAGACCTCTGGAGGACCTTAGCGTCGAGAGGTTGTTTTCCTCTATTGAAAAACAGTGTCGTCAAGGTGTCGATTATATAACAGTACATTGCGGAGTCAACAGACAGTCGGTGGAGTTTTTGCGAGGTGCAGAGCGCATCATGCCTTGCGTGAGCAGAGGAGGTTCAATCCTGTTGTATTGGATGGAAAAAACGAGACAGGAAAACCCTCTTTACGAATACTTCGATGATTTGCTTCAGATAGCCAAACGTTACGATGTGGTATTAAGTCTGGGAGACGGATTTAGGCCGGGAGCCATAGCGGATGCCATAGACGAACCCCAATTGGCGGAGCTGATGGTCTTAGCTCATTTAGCGAGGAGGGCTAACGATTGGGGAGTGCAAGCCATGATAGAAGGTCCGGGACATGTGCCGATAGAGCACATAAAACCTCATGTAGAGCTTGAAAAACGTCTCACTGACGAGGCGCCTTTTTACGTTTTAGGGCCTCTTCCTACCGATATAGCAGCCGGATATGATCACATTTCCGGAGCGATAGGCGGAGCAATAGCTGCATCGGCGGGAGCCGATTTTCTATGCGACGTGACTCCGGCGGAGCACCTCGGTCTTCCCGATGAAAATGACATATATCTCGGAGTGATCGCCTCGAAATTGGCAGCTCACGTTGGTGACCTTGCTAAAGACGTTAAAGGTGCTCGTGACCAGGACAGAAGGATATCGTTGGCGAGACGAAATTTGGATTGGGAATCGATGATCGCCGAGGCTTTGGATCCGGAATTGGTCCGAATTAAATCACACCTTGCAAGCGACAGGGAAGCTTGCACCATGTGCGGAAAACTTTGTGCTGTTAAATTGAGCAGGCAGGTTTTGCCGTCGAGGGAATAA
- the pdxS gene encoding pyridoxal 5'-phosphate synthase lyase subunit PdxS — translation MDVTNSEQAKIAEDVGAVAVMALEKVPADLRKEGKVARMADPTKILEIKNAVSIPVMAKVRIGHFVEAQILEALGVDFIDESEVLTPADDEHHINKREFKTPFVCGARDLGEALRRIAEGATMIRTKGEAGTGNVIEAVRHVRTIYAQLKKLLSANEEDLPTLAGELRVPLELLETCRATGGLPVVNFAAGGIATPADAALMMQLGCDGVFVGSGIFKSENPSIRAKAIVKAVANFKKPEVLAEVSTGLGEAMEGVLI, via the coding sequence ATGGACGTGACAAACAGCGAGCAGGCCAAAATAGCGGAGGATGTGGGTGCCGTGGCCGTTATGGCCCTAGAAAAGGTGCCTGCAGATTTGCGAAAGGAGGGCAAGGTGGCTCGAATGGCCGACCCTACAAAGATATTGGAGATAAAAAATGCCGTTTCCATACCGGTTATGGCCAAAGTGCGCATAGGACATTTCGTCGAGGCGCAGATCCTAGAAGCACTTGGAGTAGACTTCATAGACGAAAGTGAGGTCTTAACACCTGCCGACGACGAACATCACATAAACAAGAGAGAATTTAAAACTCCTTTTGTTTGCGGTGCCCGCGACCTGGGAGAGGCCCTGCGTCGAATTGCCGAAGGTGCAACCATGATCCGAACCAAGGGGGAAGCCGGCACGGGCAACGTAATAGAGGCAGTAAGGCATGTCAGAACAATCTATGCCCAATTGAAGAAGCTTTTATCGGCAAACGAAGAGGACCTGCCAACCCTCGCCGGTGAGCTGCGCGTTCCCTTGGAATTGCTGGAAACGTGTCGCGCAACAGGAGGGCTTCCCGTCGTCAACTTCGCAGCTGGCGGAATCGCCACTCCTGCCGATGCCGCTTTGATGATGCAACTGGGCTGTGATGGCGTCTTCGTCGGAAGTGGCATCTTCAAGTCGGAGAATCCTTCGATAAGGGCAAAAGCGATAGTAAAAGCCGTCGCAAACTTTAAAAAACCCGAAGTTTTGGCAGAGGTATCAACAGGACTCGGAGAGGCCATGGAAGGAGTTTTAATCTAA
- a CDS encoding 2-oxoacid:acceptor oxidoreductase family protein, translated as MKYEVIFAGIGGQGVILAGTLLGEAAVASGLKASQTQAYGVSARGGFTKTDVVMSDNEILYPYALSPDIVVVLAEEALVRNLDIENKNCKVVYDSGLIDASKYKLDSRFVGFPITKTAIEMGSSRSANVLSLGIVASCLKAISTEALFQTLAEAFSPKIRDINAKILQKGIDVGNELISSR; from the coding sequence ATGAAATACGAAGTTATTTTTGCGGGAATTGGTGGTCAAGGAGTGATTTTAGCCGGTACTTTGCTTGGCGAGGCTGCCGTAGCTTCCGGGCTGAAGGCCTCTCAGACGCAGGCTTACGGAGTATCGGCCAGGGGAGGCTTTACAAAGACGGACGTTGTTATGTCTGATAACGAGATCCTATACCCTTATGCCTTAAGCCCCGATATCGTCGTCGTTTTGGCCGAGGAAGCCCTGGTTCGGAATCTTGATATAGAAAACAAAAACTGCAAAGTGGTTTACGATTCCGGCTTGATTGACGCGTCAAAATACAAGCTGGATTCGAGATTTGTCGGATTTCCCATAACGAAGACTGCCATCGAAATGGGTTCTTCCAGGAGCGCGAACGTGCTTTCCCTGGGGATAGTTGCCAGCTGCTTGAAGGCGATTTCGACTGAGGCGTTGTTTCAAACCTTGGCCGAGGCTTTCTCGCCAAAAATACGGGATATAAACGCTAAGATTCTACAAAAAGGCATTGATGTTGGAAATGAGTTAATTTCTAGCCGTTAG
- a CDS encoding thiamine pyrophosphate-dependent enzyme produces MSKRSCEVSWKAFLREENLPHQWCPGCGYGVILKSMLYAFEKGGLAPKDVVVVTGIGCWGKADDYLYANTVHVTHGRALPVATGIKVANPSMKVIALMGDGDSATIGGNHLIHSSRRNIDVVALVANNLNYGMTGGQYSCTTPLYSRTSTSWYGDPEPALDVCRISETAGASFVARTTVYHATTIEKYIGMALSHEGFSLVEVISPCPTYFGRYNKLSKAPQMLKWLKEQSIPIERVKDLSEEDLKEKFVTGVFVDKKGHSFLSRYREIQSRARNELESE; encoded by the coding sequence ATGAGCAAAAGATCGTGTGAAGTCAGCTGGAAGGCCTTTTTGAGGGAAGAAAACCTGCCCCATCAGTGGTGTCCAGGTTGCGGCTACGGGGTGATCTTGAAGAGCATGCTTTATGCCTTCGAAAAGGGCGGCCTTGCTCCGAAAGATGTCGTTGTAGTTACGGGGATCGGCTGTTGGGGTAAAGCCGATGATTATCTTTATGCCAATACAGTTCACGTTACACACGGGAGAGCTTTGCCCGTCGCAACGGGCATAAAGGTGGCAAATCCATCTATGAAGGTCATAGCTTTGATGGGCGATGGCGATAGCGCGACAATCGGAGGAAATCATTTGATTCACTCTTCGCGCAGGAACATAGACGTCGTCGCCTTGGTAGCCAATAACCTTAACTACGGAATGACGGGTGGCCAATATTCCTGCACTACGCCGCTTTATTCCAGGACGTCGACATCCTGGTACGGGGATCCTGAGCCGGCGCTCGATGTTTGTCGTATTTCGGAGACGGCCGGAGCAAGTTTCGTCGCCAGGACGACCGTCTATCATGCGACAACGATAGAAAAATATATCGGAATGGCCCTTTCTCACGAAGGTTTTTCCCTGGTGGAAGTGATATCTCCCTGTCCGACCTATTTTGGAAGGTATAACAAGCTCTCCAAAGCGCCGCAAATGCTGAAGTGGCTGAAGGAACAGTCGATACCCATAGAGCGCGTAAAGGACTTATCCGAAGAAGACCTTAAGGAAAAGTTCGTCACCGGAGTATTTGTCGATAAAAAAGGACATTCCTTCCTGTCCCGCTACAGGGAAATACAGTCTCGGGCAAGGAACGAGCTTGAAAGCGAGTGA